The segment aaaagctagacagttGGGGAGAATGTAAAGTTACAAAAACAATTAATTTAGCAGTATTAATTTTGTTATGTTTAAGTAAAATAACACAGCATTATccatggcaaaatgcatagaTTTCCTGCATAGATTTGCAGAAAACTAGCTtttaaactgcaacattttctctctgctGCATAGCAGAATATGTAGAATcgcaggaaataagctttaaaacTCCCCAAAAAATGCTCAGCTCAATGGAGAAATTTGTAGAACCGTAAGAAATTGTCTTGAAAATACTAAAATGTCTCCACAGCGCCAAGATGAGGGCCTCTAAAATGTAGCCTCGTTGACTGCCAGCCGTGCTCATTCCTATGCCCACAACCTAAGCCCCttttttgatccagaaaaaaagctGCTTGTTAAAATGAGACAGCAAGTACAGAACTTTTCATTCGCAGGTTGCTACAAAAAATGTTTCTGATATTCCCAGGGTCTACATTTGACCCACTGGGTCAGTCCAAAGGACCGGCTCCTCCATTGGAGGGCAAAAGTGAAGATACGTAAGAGTTTGTTTCTGCTGCTTATCCTCATTTCAATATGCAATTCTCAGGTTTTCTCCTATGATTCTGTAGGATAATGAAGGTTAGGACGATTTGTTTTCAGGCCGGATGAGAAGGTGAAGATCCTGGAGAAGAAGGTGAACGACCTGATAGAAGAGAGCTGCCTGGCACATGGCCTTGGAGACCTACAGTTGGtcagtctctccctgcctcttaTCTGTACTGAATAACTTACAGACATCGCACACTTAGGGATGTGTGATGCTTTACCTCTGACTGTGTGTTTTCTACCATTGTTATTACAGTCCCTTGATAGAGCCAAAGAGGCAGGGCGGAAGGAGAGAGCGCTGGTGAGACAGAGGGAGCAGTCGGGCAATGCAGACCACATCAACCTGGACCTCACATACTCTGTGAGAACAATAACAACTGTCAATAGAAATACTCTTCTGTCCACATCACTTGGACCTCACCTACTTGTGACAGACATTATCTTTTGAGGTCAATGTTGGTCAGTTTATGTTTTTCTTTTCCAGGTCTTGTTTAACTTGGCAACTCAGTACGCCAACAATGACATGTACGCGGAGGCTCTGAACACTTACCAGGTCATCGTAAAGAACAAGATGTTCAGTAATGCAGGTGGGTGGGAGAAGGATGTCATATTTTAGATTAGCCACTGAAATGACAGTAAAACGATGTTTTACTTTCTTTCCAGGAAGGTTAAAAGTGAACATGGCCAACATCCACTTCAAGCAGAAAAACTACCCCAAGGCCATCAAGTTGTACCGCATGGCCCTGGACCAGATTTCCAACTCCCACAAGGAGATGAGGATCAAGATCATGCAGAACATCGGTGTGGTCTTCATCCGCATGGGCCAGTACTCTGACGCAATCACCTCCTTTGAACACATCATGAGCGAGTGCCCCAATATTAAGACAGGCTTTAACCTGATCCTGTGTTACTACGCCATCGGAGACCGAGAGAGGATGAAGAAGGCCTTTCAGAAGCTCATCTGTGTTCCTCTGGGGATCGACGAGGAGGACAAGTACATCCCACCCAACGTGAGCACCTCTATTCTGTTCTCAAACTTAACATAGTCAGCACAGTGAAGTCCTTAGCAGAGCACTACAGTGTGCACTCTTCAGAACATGGAAAGTTGTAGGCTTTATTGTAGTAGCACTTACTGCATGTTATGCTTCACAAGTCACCCACATTAGTTTTGTTTTCAGGATGACACCCATGCCAACCTGGTTATTGAAGCCATCAAGAACGACAAACTTcaccagatggagagagaacggtAACTGTCTTATCTGTACATTATATAAAACATCACTGTTCAGCATTTTCACATCTGTACATGTTTGTGCCCGCTGGAACCTGTTCTCTTGACTGCAGTAAAGCCCTGGCTGAGAAATTCATCATGACATCAGCCAAACTCATCGCCCCAGCCATCGAGGTGACGTTCGCCGCCGGATTTGACTGGTGTGTTTTTCCAAACTTGAACACCAGAGGGCGATACAGGGTAAATGTGGGCTGGAGTCCCCCAAGGCAAGTAATGGTAATACTGTGTGGTTGTTTCTGTAGGTGTGTGGacatggtgaagagttcccagtACGTAGAACTGGCCAACGACCTAGAAatcaacaaagccatcacctacctGAGACAGAGGGACTTCAACCAGGTTGGTGTGAGTGTGTCACCGAGTCTAAACAGTCTTCACCTGTACCACATGAGGGAAAGTATGTATTTTTTTCCTTTTCACTCCATTATGTGTGTACATCTCTGCTATATTGTCTGCCTATGTATCAGATTCTCCATTCAGCGGTTTACTTTCACCACAGCTTTTCTCTTCTTCACTCCCTCCATTTTGTTTGTTTTCCTTTTCTCCATCTGCATGGCTCTTAAGCTCGAGGTATGTGGTCTGCTCTTTCGTTTGTATGTGTAATGTccttgtcaggtgtgtgtgtgtgtgtgtgtgtactatttgAGCGTGTCATGTTATAATGATGCTAAGTGATGGGGTTCCTTCAACAGGCTGTTGAGACTCTAAAGACGTTTGAGAAGAAAGACAGCAGAGTGAAGAGTGCTGCAGCCActaacctctccttcctctacttcCTGGTAAGACTCTCTCTTTCTGATTTAACAATATTATATAGTCATATTAGGGAGATCTTCCTTTGTTCAATCACATTAGCATACTTCCTTGAACTGTATGGCGTATCTCTCTTGGTGCGATGACCTGTGACGCCATCAGGAGAAAGACTATGACCAGGCTGACCGCTATGCCGACCTGGCCATGACAGCCGACCGCTACAACCCAGCGGCGCTCATCAACAAAGGAAACACAGTGTTTGTGAAGAAGGACTATGAGAAGGCTGCAGAGTTCTACAAGGAGGCTCTCCGGAACGACTCGTCCTGCACTGAGGCCCTATATAACTTAGGTAAACTTAACCGTCAGAGCTTAATTCAGGAAGATCATTGTTGGGAGTTCAGGGATCTGTCTACTCTGCTGTTATTAATCATGTACAGTAGTCTTCCTATTCTCACAGTATGTCCTTTTTCCTTAGGTCTTACCTATAAGCGTCTGGGGCGTCTGGAGGAGTCTCTGGACTGTTTCCTGAAGCTCCACGCCATCCTGAGGAACAGCGCCCAGGTCATGTGGCAGCTAGCCAACCTGTATCCTCACAGAATACTGGGTCATTAATCTTTGCCTAAAAACTTTGTCTACAACTTAGAAAGTGTGTTCCTTGACTGAAGCTCAGCTTTGAGATGTTGGAGGATCCTCACCAGGCCATAGAGTGGTTGATGCAACTGATCACTGTGACGCCCACAGACCCCCAGGTGTTGGCCAAACTGGGAGAGCTCTACGACAGTGAGGGAGACAAGTCTCAGGCATTCCAGTACTACCAAGAGGTCAGTCCTTCCCAACACACCACCAATCTATCTATCAAGAGAATCCTAGTGTCATTATGTTTCTGTCAGTTGTGTTAATGTATCTAACTGTATGGATTCAAACACTTATAGATGTGAGTAGTAGATGGTATTGAATCAAAGTTAGAGTGCAAATCAAGTCTTATTTGTTATGTGCTTGATATGCAACAGATGTAGACtattagtgaaatgcttacttatgggtccatttccaacaatgcagttaaaaataaGATGCATAAATAGTGACAcagggaataaatacacagtgtaaaaattacatggctatatacagggagtgccagtaccgagtcaatgtgcaggagtacaaggtaattgaggtagctatgtactgtacatataaactaccgttcaaaagtttgggatcacttagaaatgttcttgtttttgaatgaAATGCACACCtttgtccattttaaaataacatcaaattgatcaaaaataGATAGAAaacaaatgactattgtagctggaaatggctgattttgttttatttaaatggaatatctacataggcccattatcagcaacgctatgtactactcccttcacagaacagcgcaagaGTGTCTACTTTGAGAaatagacgcctcacaagtcctcaactggcagcttcattaaatagtacccgcaaaacaccagtctcaatgtcaacagtgaagaggtgactctggaatgctggccttctaggcagagttgcagagaaaaagccacatctcagactggcgaataaaaataaaagattaagatgggcaaaagaacacagacaccgcccccaggtggtgagggtaggtaacaacatctccaccccactgatcctcaacattggggccccacaagggtgcgttctgagccctctcctgtactccctgttcacccacgactgcgtggccgtaTAGACATCTTGGATGGCAGGCCAAACTGGGGCCAAACATAATAGTTTGTTGGTCAAACCGTTCGGgctctgacaaacaccgctctagctctgccacctttcaccgcagatgggatgtctcatggtctgacaaacaccgctctagctctgccatctttcaccgcagatgcggaagtgcaATATTGGCGGATGCGGTAGATTGAGACGTGtccaatgcaacaacaaaaaacatacctctagcttaaactgacagattttgatggatTTTCTTATGTTACTTAGGTTGACGCACTGGTGCTTCAGTCGACTCAAGGGTGTTAATAAATTAAACTTGAAACGTGATAACTAGACATATAATctagtatccttaactagcattgaaaaagttaATTCATTCTTCTCTACCTAATAAAAAAATCTCTCTTCCCATTTTCTGAATCACGAttgtaacgtcagtacagtagcctatgctcTGGATTGGGGAGGGACAGGTAGcctaaacgcacacacacactggcaaagatTTTCATCTTGCAGGCAGGCACTGGAATATGTTTGAGTGACAGAGTGCGAGCTTTGCATAGGcgtttttttttttgtgggactAGAAAAAATGCCTGGAATGTAACGCTTTATTAACCGGtttccatgcttttaaaataagaTCTGTTTCGGAACCATATGGATCACTTTTGTTCCAGATTTTGCTTCTGTTCCttgaaaaaaaaaatgcatttattTTACAGGTCTGTTCGCTGAACCGGTCCCtggtattgacgctttgcctgcttGATGGTTCTTCGGGGGGgtgtagcgggatttctt is part of the Oncorhynchus gorbuscha isolate QuinsamMale2020 ecotype Even-year linkage group LG09, OgorEven_v1.0, whole genome shotgun sequence genome and harbors:
- the ift88 gene encoding intraflagellar transport protein 88 homolog isoform X4; this encodes MEHLHLAAEEDDLYSGYNDYNPTFDSEELDNDAGFQQAVRTSHGRRPPMTAKFPGTAIGGRALGTSFGSRMPMASSMGRPMTGAVQDGAARPMTAVRAAGYSSAMTRGSTFDPLGQSKGPAPPLEGKSEDTPDEKVKILEKKVNDLIEESCLAHGLGDLQLSLDRAKEAGRKERALVRQREQSGNADHINLDLTYSVLFNLATQYANNDMYAEALNTYQVIVKNKMFSNAGRLKVNMANIHFKQKNYPKAIKLYRMALDQISNSHKEMRIKIMQNIGVVFIRMGQYSDAITSFEHIMSECPNIKTGFNLILCYYAIGDRERMKKAFQKLICVPLGIDEEDKYIPPNDDTHANLVIEAIKNDKLHQMERERKALAEKFIMTSAKLIAPAIEVTFAAGFDWCVDMVKSSQYVELANDLEINKAITYLRQRDFNQLEAVETLKTFEKKDSRVKSAAATNLSFLYFLEKDYDQADRYADLAMTADRYNPAALINKGNTVFVKKDYEKAAEFYKEALRNDSSCTEALYNLGLTYKRLGRLEESLDCFLKLHAILRNSAQVMWQLANLFEMLEDPHQAIEWLMQLITVTPTDPQVLAKLGELYDSEGDKSQAFQYYQESFRYFPSNIDVIEWLGAYYIDTQFCEKAIQYFERATLIQPTQVKWQLMVASCYRRSGNYQKALETYKDIHRKFPENVECLRFLVRLCTDMGMKEVQDYATKLKKVEKMKEIREQRVKSAREGSARGTRREGSASSVGTPNLVRTPPKAIVCTPDSVRHLPKKDSEVDIKAVSHPEPKHSPLLAQGRDSGHSSHGTSAKGERLSAKMRALPGSNEPYEASSQRDIDASYVDPLGAPMERPKTAAKKRNEEDEFADEELGDDLLPE
- the ift88 gene encoding intraflagellar transport protein 88 homolog isoform X7, which translates into the protein MEHLHLAAEEDDLYSGYNDYNPTFDSEELDNDAGFQQAVRTSHGRRPPMTAKFPGTAIGGRALGTSFGVESSFGCESRLLKSRMPMASSMGRPMTGAVQDGAARPMTAVRAAGYSSAMTRGSTFDPLGQSKGPAPPLEGKSEDTPDEKVKILEKKVNDLIEESCLAHGLGDLQLSLDRAKEAGRKERALVRQREQSGNADHINLDLTYSVLFNLATQYANNDMYAEALNTYQVIVKNKMFSNAGRLKVNMANIHFKQKNYPKAIKLYRMALDQISNSHKEMRIKIMQNIGVVFIRMGQYSDAITSFEHIMSECPNIKTGFNLILCYYAIGDRERMKKAFQKLICVPLGIDEEDKYIPPNDDTHANLVIEAIKNDKLHQMERERKALAEKFIMTSAKLIAPAIEVTFAAGFDWCVDMVKSSQYVELANDLEINKAITYLRQRDFNQLEAVETLKTFEKKDSRVKSAAATNLSFLYFLEKDYDQADRYADLAMTADRYNPAALINKGNTVFVKKDYEKAAEFYKEALRNDSSCTEALYNLGLTYKRLGRLEESLDCFLKLHAILRNSAQVMWQLANLFEMLEDPHQAIEWLMQLITVTPTDPQVLAKLGELYDSEGDKSQAFQYYQESFRYFPSNIDVIEWLGAYYIDTQFCEKAIQYFERATLIQPTQVKWQLMVASCYRRSGNYQKALETYKDIHRKFPENVECLRFLVRLCTDMGMKEVQDYATKLKKVEKMKEIREQRVKSAREGSARGTRREGSASSVGTPNLVRTPPKAIVCTPDSVRHLPKKDSEVDIKADSGHSSHGTSAKGERLSAKMRALPGSNEPYEASSQRDIDASYVDPLGAPMERPKTAAKKRNEEDEFADEELGDDLLPE
- the ift88 gene encoding intraflagellar transport protein 88 homolog isoform X13, with product MEHLHLAAEEDDLYSGYNDYNPTFDSEELDNDAGFQQAVRTSHGRRPPMTAKFPGTAIGGRALGTSFGVESSFGCESRLLKSRMPMASSMGRPMTGAVQDGAARPMTAVRAAGYSSAMTRGSTFDPLGQSKGPAPPLEGKSEDTPDEKVKILEKKVNDLIEESCLAHGLGDLQLSLDRAKEAGRKERALVRQREQSGNADHINLDLTYSVLFNLATQYANNDMYAEALNTYQVIVKNKMFSNAGRLKVNMANIHFKQKNYPKAIKLYRMALDQISNSHKEMRIKIMQNIGVVFIRMGQYSDAITSFEHIMSECPNIKTGFNLILCYYAIGDRERMKKAFQKLICVPLGIDEEDKYIPPNDDTHANLVIEAIKNDKLHQMERERKALAEKFIMTSAKLIAPAIEVTFAAGFDWCVDMVKSSQYVELANDLEINKAITYLRQRDFNQAVETLKTFEKKDSRVKSAAATNLSFLYFLEKDYDQADRYADLAMTADRYNPAALINKGNTVFVKKDYEKAAEFYKEALRNDSSCTEALYNLGLTYKRLGRLEESLDCFLKLHAILRNSAQVMWQLANLFEMLEDPHQAIEWLMQLITVTPTDPQVLAKLGELYDSEGDKSQAFQYYQESFRYFPSNIDVIEWLGAYYIDTQFCEKAIQYFERATLIQPTQVKWQLMVASCYRRSGNYQKALETYKDIHRKFPENVECLRFLVRLCTDMGMKEVQDYATKLKKVEKMKEIREQRVKSAREGSARGTRREGSASSDSGHSSHGTSAKGERLSAKMRALPGSNEPYEASSQRDIDASYVDPLGAPMERPKTAAKKRNEEDEFADEELGDDLLPE
- the ift88 gene encoding intraflagellar transport protein 88 homolog isoform X12, whose amino-acid sequence is MEHLHLAAEEDDLYSGYNDYNPTFDSEELDNDAGFQQAVRTSHGRRPPMTAKFPGTAIGGRALGTSFGVESSFGCESRLLKSRMPMASSMGRPMTGAVQDGAARPMTAVRAAGYSSAMTRGSTFDPLGQSKGPAPPLEGKSEDTPDEKVKILEKKVNDLIEESCLAHGLGDLQLSLDRAKEAGRKERALVRQREQSGNADHINLDLTYSVLFNLATQYANNDMYAEALNTYQVIVKNKMFSNAGRLKVNMANIHFKQKNYPKAIKLYRMALDQISNSHKEMRIKIMQNIGVVFIRMGQYSDAITSFEHIMSECPNIKTGFNLILCYYAIGDRERMKKAFQKLICVPLGIDEEDKYIPPNDDTHANLVIEAIKNDKLHQMERERKALAEKFIMTSAKLIAPAIEVTFAAGFDWCVDMVKSSQYVELANDLEINKAITYLRQRDFNQLEAVETLKTFEKKDSRVKSAAATNLSFLYFLEKDYDQADRYADLAMTADRYNPAALINKGNTVFVKKDYEKAAEFYKEALRNDSSCTEALYNLGLTYKRLGRLEESLDCFLKLHAILRNSAQVMWQLANLFEMLEDPHQAIEWLMQLITVTPTDPQVLAKLGELYDSEGDKSQAFQYYQESFRYFPSNIDVIEWLGAYYIDTQFCEKAIQYFERATLIQPTQVKWQLMVASCYRRSGNYQKALETYKDIHRKFPENVECLRFLVRLCTDMGMKEVQDYATKLKKVEKMKEIREQRVKSAREGSARGTRREGSASSDSGHSSHGTSAKGERLSAKMRALPGSNEPYEASSQRDIDASYVDPLGAPMERPKTAAKKRNEEDEFADEELGDDLLPE